The Daucus carota subsp. sativus chromosome 2, DH1 v3.0, whole genome shotgun sequence genome includes a window with the following:
- the LOC108209032 gene encoding mediator of RNA polymerase II transcription subunit 15a isoform X1: MDSDSSRRDTQGGELAPDGGAEWRSRMQADARQKVITKIMDSLMRHLPLAGQEGLQELKKISVRFEERIYFAATSQEDYLRRISSRLVSIETKHAMANATPSNSVSIGKNPPDPGSQSMQSQSNSQGPPLPVPFQTDLSQSAQQLPQEFANDIASAGMQGSAGLSSSLPQISSLSQTNISNINQNSNMQSIPNFSGVLQNSVASAVGQDVPSNIFANSQRHTGRQQQVVAQQRLQQSQNSAQFLCKQQVLKQKIQPGTISHSQMQPHIQKQEQQHNLLHSNQLHSSQQSIMQPSIMQSTPVSNLQQNQQSSARQSTQSGVQQHPQPVRQLQASNIYQQQTEFHQQGVLPKQQQHLVGLSNATYIQQNQLIGQQNSNPDMQQQQPSLLNQQNDLSNQQQQLMGFPNKLAHMHQQQSDSQEQQHHYQLAGDQSGTSIMPSNKNSGDMLRHPKVTLQQSQQSMSNSLPSQGQQLQQQSQQQTMSNLLPNGPNQTQTQLQSQIMSQMQPQPVQLHQQLGSQQKPNPLHHEMQQRWQTLQQQQKLVSQPQRAMQEASSTSLDSTAQTGNANGGDWKEEIYQKIKSMKDMYFLGLNDLCQKIAVRLHRHESLLLQQPQSQQGKNLQVEKLKSFKSMLERFLSFLQISKSNIQIGYKDKLGLYEKQIISMLNSDRPRKPIPPMQQEQSLIPSHVHSMQQSQRPQYQMTQLQPTDNQLNFQMQPQNLQGSGGTMQQNMANLQHNPSSPLSGLSNAQQSVMNSLKPSSALGPGQSNSLNSVQQVATGPLQQNSMRVTQQANVNLISSQSGVNCLQANLNSQPNSSMLQKQQEQLLQNQKLKQFQHRQMQQNVIQKQSTQQLQLKQEKLQQPAQMQLNQSPMVHHMSDSTTSEARQLGDKSSSSQLHPSASQRSAYHQQLKPGNRFPISSPQQLQPPLPQISQHGSPQVEQQNMPSALNRSGTPLQSTNSPLMVPSPSTPAVPSPVPGESEKVNSGVSSLSKADNIGHQTVGTLVPAQSLAKGTPGISASPLLDEFSPEADHGIAATIVSGKSNATEEPLERLIKVVKSMSSKALTASVRDIGSVVSMIDRMAGSAPGNGSSAAVGEDLGDMTMCRQQARTFITRDGTTETKRTKHYATAMPSDVVSTVGSINDGFKQLSGSDSCDLEPTAKKPRIEVNNALLEEVKEINHLLIDTVVNISDEDADPTMRDAAIGGGEGTVVKCSFCAISLSPNLKPQYFSSQMSSIQPLALLVPKNYPSCSPILLDKFPVEVCMDYEDLSSKVRSRFSISLRSLSQPMSIGDIAKTWDICAREVISEYAQQSGGGSFSSKYGTWENCVTAA; the protein is encoded by the exons ATGGACAGTGATAGTAGCCGGAGAGATACGCAAGGCGGTGAATTAGCTCCTGATGGCGGCGCCGAGTGGAGGAGTCGGATGCAAGCTGATGCGCGGCAAAAAGTCATCACTAAGAT AATGGACTCTTTGATGAGGCATCTTCCCCTTGCTGGACAAGAGGGGTTACAAGAGCTCAAGAAAATTTCCGTGAGATTTGAAGAAAGGATTTACTTTGCTGCAACAAGCCAG GAGGATTATTTGAGAAGGATATCTTCGAGGTTGGTGTCGATTGAGACAAAACATGCCATGGCTAATGCAACGCCGTCCAACTCTGTTAGTATTGGCAAGAATCCCCCAGATCCAG GTTCTCAGAGCATGCAATCACAATCGAACAGCCAAGGGCCTCCTCTTCCTGTTCCATTTCAAACTGATTTGTCTCAATCTGCTCAACAGTTACCCCAGGAATTTGCCAATGATATTGCCTCAGCTGGAATGCAAGGATCTGCTGGTTTAAGTTCCTCACTGCCTCAGATCAGCAGTTTATCACAGACTAATATTTCTAACATTAACCAGAATTCCAACATGCAGAGCATACCAAACTTTTCTGGGGTTCTACAGAACTCTGTAGCAAGTGCAGTTGGACAAGACGTTCCTTCAAATATTTTTGCCAATTCACAGAGGCATACAGGGAGGCAACAACAGGTTGTTGCTCAACAGCGACTGCAGCAATCACAAAATTCCGCTCAGTTTCTCTGTAAGCAGCAGGTATTGAAGCAGAAGATCCAACCAGGCACTATATCACATTCCCAAATGCAGCCTCACATCCAGAAACAAGAGCAGCAGCATAACTTATTGCACTCAAATCAGTTGCATTCTTCTCAGCAATCTATTATGCAACCTAGTATCATGCAGTCAACTCCAGTTTCTAACCTTCAGCAGAATCAGCAATCTTCAGCCCGACAATCCACACAATCTGGGGTTCAGCAACATCCGCAGCCTGTCAGGCAACTCCAGGCCTCGAATATTTATCAACAGCAGACAGAGTTTCATCAGCAAGGAGTATTGCCTAAACAGCAGCAACATCTTGTGGGGCTGTCCAATGCTACATATATACAACAAAACCAGCTAATTGGGCAACAAAATAGCAATCCTGACATGCAGCAACAACAACCAAGTTTGCTAAATCAACAGAATGATCTTTCCAACCAACAACAGCAGTTGATGGGTTTCCCAAACAAACTTGCACATATGCATCAGCAGCAGTCGGACTCTCAGGAGCAGCAACATCACTATCAATTGGCAGGAGATCAGTCTGGTACATCTATCATGCCAAGTAATAAAAACTCTGGGGACATGCTACGACATCCCAAGGTTACACTGCAGCAATCTCAGCAGAGCATGTCAAATTCGTTGCCAAGTCAAGGTCAACAGTTACAACAGCAGTCGCAGCAGCAGACAATGTCCAATCTGTTACCAAATGGCCCAAACCAAACTCAAACACAGTTGCAGTCACAAATAATGTCTCAAATGCAACCACAACCTGTACAATTGCATCAGCAATTAGGCTCACAACAGAAGCCAAATcccttgcaccatgaaatgcaGCAAAGGTGGCAGACACTTCAGCAGCAGCAGAAGCTGGTTTCTCAACCTCAAAGAGCCATGCAGGAGGCATCGTCAA CTTCTCTGGATTCCACAGCTCAGACCGGAAACGCAAATGGTGGAGATTGGAAGGAGGAGATATACCAGAAG ATAAAGTCCATGAAGGATATGTATTTTCTGGGTTTAAATGATTTGTgccagaaaattgctgtgagaTTGCATCGG CACGAGTCTCTTCTACTACAACAGCCACAGTCACAGCAAGGGAAGAACCTACAAGTTGAGAAGCTTAAATCTTTTAAGAGTATGCTCGAGCGCTTTCTATCATTCTTACAAATTTCAAAGAGCAATATACAAATCGGATACAAGGATAAATTGGGCCTTTATGAAAAGCAAATTATTAGCATGCTTAACTCGGATAGGCCTCGGAAGCCTATTCCTCCTATGCAGCAGGAGCAGTCACTTATCCCATCACATGTGCACTCCATGCAGCAGTCGCAACGACCACAGTATCAAATGACTCAACTGCAGCCTACTGATAATCAATTGAATTTCCAGATGCAACCACAGAATCTGCAAGGCTCAGGGGGGACAATGCAGCAGAATATGGCGAATTTGCAGCACAATCCATCTTCTCCTCTATCCGGGCTTTCCAATGCACAGCAGAGTGTGATGAATTCGCTAAAGCCAAGTTCTGCTTTAGGTCCAGGACAAAGTAACTCTCTAAATTCAGTTCAGCAAGTTGCTACCGGACCCCTACAACAAAATTCAATGAGGGTTACCCAACAGGCAAATGTGAACCTTATTTCATCACAAAGTGGAGTGAATTGTCTACAGGCAAACCTTAATTCACAGCCAAATTCAAGTATGCTTCAGAAGCAGCAAGAACAGTTGCTGCAGAACCAGAAATTGAAGCAATTCCAGCACCGCCAAATGCAGCAAAATGTCATACAGAAACAGTCGACGCAACAGCTGCAACTCAAGCAAGAAAAGCTGCAGCAGCCAGCCCAGATGCAATTAAACCAGTCACCAATGGTTCATCATATGTCGGATTCAACTACCTCGGAGGCAAGGCAACTGGGTGATAAATCCAGCTCTTCTCAGCTACACCCCTCAGCAAGTCAGCGGTCAGCATATCATCAGCAGTTGAAGCCAGGAAATCGGTTTCCTATTTCTTCACCGCAACAACTGCAGCCTCCATTACCACAGATTTCTCAACACGGATCTCCTCAGGTTGAGCAACAAAATATGCCCAGTGCTCTCAATAGATCTGGTACTCCTTTGCAATCCACAAATTCACCTTTAATGGTGCCATCTCCTTCAACTCCAGCTGTTCCTTCCCCTGTGCCAGGAGAGTCAGAAAAGGTTAATTCTGGGGTTTCATCATTGTCCAAAGCTGATAATATTGGACACCAAACAGTGGGTACATTGGTGCCAGCCCAATCCCTTGCTAAAGGGACTCCTGGGATATCAGCGTCACCATTGCTGGATGAGTTTAGTCCAGAAGCAGATCATGGCATCGCAGCCACAATTGTCTCTGGCAAGTCAAATGCTACAGAAGAGCCTCTTGAACGTTTGATAAAAGTG GTGAAGTCAATGTCATCAAAAGCGTTGACTGCCTCTGTTAGGGACATTGGATCAGTTGTTAGTATGATTGATAGAATGGCAGGATCCGCTCCAGGTAATGGATCAAGTGCTGCTGTTGGTGAGGATTTGGGTGATATGACCATGTGCCGTCAACAGGCAAGAACCTTTATCACCCGAGATGGAACAACTGAAACAAAAAGAACCAAGCATTATGCAACTGCCATGCCCTCAGATGTTGTCTCTACTGTGGGAAGCATAAATGATGGTTTCAAGCAGTTGAGCGGTTCAGATTCGTGCGACTTGGAACCAACTGCCAAGAAACCAAGAATTGAG GTTAATAATGCCCTATTAGAAGAAGTCAAGGAAATAAACCATCTGCTTATAGATACTGTGGTAAATATCAGTGATGAAGATGCAGATCCAACTATGAGGGATGCAGCAATAGGAGGTGGTGAAGGAACTGTTGTTAAGTGCTCTTTTTGTGCTATATCTCTGAGTCCAAACTTGAAGCCGCAGTATTTTTCCTCACAAATG TCATCAATTCAGCCCTTAGCGTTGCTTGTTCCAAAAAATTATCCGAGTTGCAGCCCTATACTCCTGGACAAGTTCCCAGTTGAAGTCTG CATGGATTATGaagatctttcatctaaggtaAGGTCAAGGTTTAGCATCTCACTCCGAAGCCTTTCACAGCCCATGTCAATTGGGGATATAGCAAAGACGTGGGATATATGTGCTCGTGAGGTCATTTCTGAGTATGCACAACAGAGTGGTGGTGGAAGCTTCAGCTCGAAATACGGAACTTGGGAGAATTGCGTGACTGCTGCATGA
- the LOC108209032 gene encoding mediator of RNA polymerase II transcription subunit 15a isoform X2, whose amino-acid sequence MDSDSSRRDTQGGELAPDGGAEWRSRMQADARQKVITKIMDSLMRHLPLAGQEGLQELKKISVRFEERIYFAATSQEDYLRRISSRLVSIETKHAMANATPSNSVSIGKNPPDPASAVGQDVPSNIFANSQRHTGRQQQVVAQQRLQQSQNSAQFLCKQQVLKQKIQPGTISHSQMQPHIQKQEQQHNLLHSNQLHSSQQSIMQPSIMQSTPVSNLQQNQQSSARQSTQSGVQQHPQPVRQLQASNIYQQQTEFHQQGVLPKQQQHLVGLSNATYIQQNQLIGQQNSNPDMQQQQPSLLNQQNDLSNQQQQLMGFPNKLAHMHQQQSDSQEQQHHYQLAGDQSGTSIMPSNKNSGDMLRHPKVTLQQSQQSMSNSLPSQGQQLQQQSQQQTMSNLLPNGPNQTQTQLQSQIMSQMQPQPVQLHQQLGSQQKPNPLHHEMQQRWQTLQQQQKLVSQPQRAMQEASSTSLDSTAQTGNANGGDWKEEIYQKIKSMKDMYFLGLNDLCQKIAVRLHRHESLLLQQPQSQQGKNLQVEKLKSFKSMLERFLSFLQISKSNIQIGYKDKLGLYEKQIISMLNSDRPRKPIPPMQQEQSLIPSHVHSMQQSQRPQYQMTQLQPTDNQLNFQMQPQNLQGSGGTMQQNMANLQHNPSSPLSGLSNAQQSVMNSLKPSSALGPGQSNSLNSVQQVATGPLQQNSMRVTQQANVNLISSQSGVNCLQANLNSQPNSSMLQKQQEQLLQNQKLKQFQHRQMQQNVIQKQSTQQLQLKQEKLQQPAQMQLNQSPMVHHMSDSTTSEARQLGDKSSSSQLHPSASQRSAYHQQLKPGNRFPISSPQQLQPPLPQISQHGSPQVEQQNMPSALNRSGTPLQSTNSPLMVPSPSTPAVPSPVPGESEKVNSGVSSLSKADNIGHQTVGTLVPAQSLAKGTPGISASPLLDEFSPEADHGIAATIVSGKSNATEEPLERLIKVVKSMSSKALTASVRDIGSVVSMIDRMAGSAPGNGSSAAVGEDLGDMTMCRQQARTFITRDGTTETKRTKHYATAMPSDVVSTVGSINDGFKQLSGSDSCDLEPTAKKPRIEVNNALLEEVKEINHLLIDTVVNISDEDADPTMRDAAIGGGEGTVVKCSFCAISLSPNLKPQYFSSQMSSIQPLALLVPKNYPSCSPILLDKFPVEVCMDYEDLSSKVRSRFSISLRSLSQPMSIGDIAKTWDICAREVISEYAQQSGGGSFSSKYGTWENCVTAA is encoded by the exons ATGGACAGTGATAGTAGCCGGAGAGATACGCAAGGCGGTGAATTAGCTCCTGATGGCGGCGCCGAGTGGAGGAGTCGGATGCAAGCTGATGCGCGGCAAAAAGTCATCACTAAGAT AATGGACTCTTTGATGAGGCATCTTCCCCTTGCTGGACAAGAGGGGTTACAAGAGCTCAAGAAAATTTCCGTGAGATTTGAAGAAAGGATTTACTTTGCTGCAACAAGCCAG GAGGATTATTTGAGAAGGATATCTTCGAGGTTGGTGTCGATTGAGACAAAACATGCCATGGCTAATGCAACGCCGTCCAACTCTGTTAGTATTGGCAAGAATCCCCCAGATCCAG CAAGTGCAGTTGGACAAGACGTTCCTTCAAATATTTTTGCCAATTCACAGAGGCATACAGGGAGGCAACAACAGGTTGTTGCTCAACAGCGACTGCAGCAATCACAAAATTCCGCTCAGTTTCTCTGTAAGCAGCAGGTATTGAAGCAGAAGATCCAACCAGGCACTATATCACATTCCCAAATGCAGCCTCACATCCAGAAACAAGAGCAGCAGCATAACTTATTGCACTCAAATCAGTTGCATTCTTCTCAGCAATCTATTATGCAACCTAGTATCATGCAGTCAACTCCAGTTTCTAACCTTCAGCAGAATCAGCAATCTTCAGCCCGACAATCCACACAATCTGGGGTTCAGCAACATCCGCAGCCTGTCAGGCAACTCCAGGCCTCGAATATTTATCAACAGCAGACAGAGTTTCATCAGCAAGGAGTATTGCCTAAACAGCAGCAACATCTTGTGGGGCTGTCCAATGCTACATATATACAACAAAACCAGCTAATTGGGCAACAAAATAGCAATCCTGACATGCAGCAACAACAACCAAGTTTGCTAAATCAACAGAATGATCTTTCCAACCAACAACAGCAGTTGATGGGTTTCCCAAACAAACTTGCACATATGCATCAGCAGCAGTCGGACTCTCAGGAGCAGCAACATCACTATCAATTGGCAGGAGATCAGTCTGGTACATCTATCATGCCAAGTAATAAAAACTCTGGGGACATGCTACGACATCCCAAGGTTACACTGCAGCAATCTCAGCAGAGCATGTCAAATTCGTTGCCAAGTCAAGGTCAACAGTTACAACAGCAGTCGCAGCAGCAGACAATGTCCAATCTGTTACCAAATGGCCCAAACCAAACTCAAACACAGTTGCAGTCACAAATAATGTCTCAAATGCAACCACAACCTGTACAATTGCATCAGCAATTAGGCTCACAACAGAAGCCAAATcccttgcaccatgaaatgcaGCAAAGGTGGCAGACACTTCAGCAGCAGCAGAAGCTGGTTTCTCAACCTCAAAGAGCCATGCAGGAGGCATCGTCAA CTTCTCTGGATTCCACAGCTCAGACCGGAAACGCAAATGGTGGAGATTGGAAGGAGGAGATATACCAGAAG ATAAAGTCCATGAAGGATATGTATTTTCTGGGTTTAAATGATTTGTgccagaaaattgctgtgagaTTGCATCGG CACGAGTCTCTTCTACTACAACAGCCACAGTCACAGCAAGGGAAGAACCTACAAGTTGAGAAGCTTAAATCTTTTAAGAGTATGCTCGAGCGCTTTCTATCATTCTTACAAATTTCAAAGAGCAATATACAAATCGGATACAAGGATAAATTGGGCCTTTATGAAAAGCAAATTATTAGCATGCTTAACTCGGATAGGCCTCGGAAGCCTATTCCTCCTATGCAGCAGGAGCAGTCACTTATCCCATCACATGTGCACTCCATGCAGCAGTCGCAACGACCACAGTATCAAATGACTCAACTGCAGCCTACTGATAATCAATTGAATTTCCAGATGCAACCACAGAATCTGCAAGGCTCAGGGGGGACAATGCAGCAGAATATGGCGAATTTGCAGCACAATCCATCTTCTCCTCTATCCGGGCTTTCCAATGCACAGCAGAGTGTGATGAATTCGCTAAAGCCAAGTTCTGCTTTAGGTCCAGGACAAAGTAACTCTCTAAATTCAGTTCAGCAAGTTGCTACCGGACCCCTACAACAAAATTCAATGAGGGTTACCCAACAGGCAAATGTGAACCTTATTTCATCACAAAGTGGAGTGAATTGTCTACAGGCAAACCTTAATTCACAGCCAAATTCAAGTATGCTTCAGAAGCAGCAAGAACAGTTGCTGCAGAACCAGAAATTGAAGCAATTCCAGCACCGCCAAATGCAGCAAAATGTCATACAGAAACAGTCGACGCAACAGCTGCAACTCAAGCAAGAAAAGCTGCAGCAGCCAGCCCAGATGCAATTAAACCAGTCACCAATGGTTCATCATATGTCGGATTCAACTACCTCGGAGGCAAGGCAACTGGGTGATAAATCCAGCTCTTCTCAGCTACACCCCTCAGCAAGTCAGCGGTCAGCATATCATCAGCAGTTGAAGCCAGGAAATCGGTTTCCTATTTCTTCACCGCAACAACTGCAGCCTCCATTACCACAGATTTCTCAACACGGATCTCCTCAGGTTGAGCAACAAAATATGCCCAGTGCTCTCAATAGATCTGGTACTCCTTTGCAATCCACAAATTCACCTTTAATGGTGCCATCTCCTTCAACTCCAGCTGTTCCTTCCCCTGTGCCAGGAGAGTCAGAAAAGGTTAATTCTGGGGTTTCATCATTGTCCAAAGCTGATAATATTGGACACCAAACAGTGGGTACATTGGTGCCAGCCCAATCCCTTGCTAAAGGGACTCCTGGGATATCAGCGTCACCATTGCTGGATGAGTTTAGTCCAGAAGCAGATCATGGCATCGCAGCCACAATTGTCTCTGGCAAGTCAAATGCTACAGAAGAGCCTCTTGAACGTTTGATAAAAGTG GTGAAGTCAATGTCATCAAAAGCGTTGACTGCCTCTGTTAGGGACATTGGATCAGTTGTTAGTATGATTGATAGAATGGCAGGATCCGCTCCAGGTAATGGATCAAGTGCTGCTGTTGGTGAGGATTTGGGTGATATGACCATGTGCCGTCAACAGGCAAGAACCTTTATCACCCGAGATGGAACAACTGAAACAAAAAGAACCAAGCATTATGCAACTGCCATGCCCTCAGATGTTGTCTCTACTGTGGGAAGCATAAATGATGGTTTCAAGCAGTTGAGCGGTTCAGATTCGTGCGACTTGGAACCAACTGCCAAGAAACCAAGAATTGAG GTTAATAATGCCCTATTAGAAGAAGTCAAGGAAATAAACCATCTGCTTATAGATACTGTGGTAAATATCAGTGATGAAGATGCAGATCCAACTATGAGGGATGCAGCAATAGGAGGTGGTGAAGGAACTGTTGTTAAGTGCTCTTTTTGTGCTATATCTCTGAGTCCAAACTTGAAGCCGCAGTATTTTTCCTCACAAATG TCATCAATTCAGCCCTTAGCGTTGCTTGTTCCAAAAAATTATCCGAGTTGCAGCCCTATACTCCTGGACAAGTTCCCAGTTGAAGTCTG CATGGATTATGaagatctttcatctaaggtaAGGTCAAGGTTTAGCATCTCACTCCGAAGCCTTTCACAGCCCATGTCAATTGGGGATATAGCAAAGACGTGGGATATATGTGCTCGTGAGGTCATTTCTGAGTATGCACAACAGAGTGGTGGTGGAAGCTTCAGCTCGAAATACGGAACTTGGGAGAATTGCGTGACTGCTGCATGA